The nucleotide window CCATTGGATTTTTTTTCCAATCGGCATCTTTGGCATCTTCATAAATAATTGCTTTATACTTTTGACCTTTGGTCAGAAAATCCAAAACAATGGTAGTCTTTCTGTAATTTTCGTCTGTAATTGCTCCTAAAAACCAAGTTTCCTTTCCTTTAGTTTTTCTGGCAATGGTTAAATAATCACCAGGTTCAGCCTCCAGAATTTTGGTATCGTCCCAATCAACGGCAACATCCTTGATGAATTGAAAAGCATCCATGCGTTTTTCATAATTTTCAGGTAAATCAGCAGCCATTTGCAAAGGAGAATACATTGTTACATACAATGCCAATTGTTTTGCCAACGTAGTATGTACCTGTTCCTTTTTATTTTTGTCGTAATAACTCATTTTAATTTCAAAAATGCCCGGCGTATAATCCATCGGTCCGCCAAGCAGTCTTGTAAATGGCAAAATAGTTTCGTGACTAGGCGGATTTCCAATACTCCAACCGCTGAATTCATTACCGCGCGCTGCTTCGGCAGCTATGTAATTTGGATACGTACGGCTATAACCTGTTGGGCGGGACGATTCATGAGAATTAAGCATTAGTTTGTAATCGGCGGCGCGTTTGGCTACAAAGTTAAAATGGTTCACCATCGCTTGTCCATCGTGAAACTCACCACGAGGAATAATTTTGCCCACATAACCCGTTTTTACTGCCGGATAATCATACTTTTTCATCAAATCGAAAGCACGATCAAGATGGCGCTCATAATTACCAACAGAACCCGAAGTTTCATGATGCATAATCATTTTTACGTTTTTTTCTTTGGCGTAAGCCGAAATTGCTTTGATGTCAAAATCAGGATAAGGCGTAGTGAAATCAAAAACTTCTTCTTTCCAATTGCCATTCCAATCTTCCCAACCAACATTCCATCCTTCTACCAAAACGCCATCAAAGCCATTTTTTGCAGCAAAATCAATATATTTCTTGGTGTTTTCTGTTGTTGCTCCGTGTTTACCAGTTGGAGCTAAACTTTGTGTTAACACGTTTTGGGCAACTTGTGAACCCGTATAATCCCAAGTGGAAACCCCAACGTGCATTTCCCACCAAATTCCAATGTATTTCATTGGTTTTATATAAGAAACATCATCGAGTTTACAGGGTTCATTCAAATTCAGAATCATATGTGAGCCAACAACATCCCTTGCATCATTGCTTATCATAATAGTCCTCCATGGCGATACGCAGGGAGCTTGCAAATAGGCTTTATCGCCAATTGCATTTGGAACCAAAACTGACGTTAATTTGAACTTTGATCCGTCAACATTCAAATGCATTACTGGATAATTGACAACTGCTGCTTCAAAAATATTGACATACAAACCTGTTGACGATTTCATCATCAGCGGTGACTGTACGGCATATTTCCCAGGAATTGATTTTACTCCAATTCCATTATTCAAATCTAATTTAGTATTGTCAACTTCTGAAAGTTTGGTTTCATTATAGGCATATTCATTGCTGTCAAAATCACCAGGAATCCAGAAAGCTTTGTAATCTTCGGTCAGATTGAATTGTGTTTCTTCATCCGAAATAATGAAATAATTCAGGTTTTCCTGTTTAGGAAAATCGTATCTGAATCCAATACCTTCGTCAAAAACCCTGAAAATGATATTCATTTTTACTTTGGTTTCTTTTTGAACCAAAGCAACTGTAAGTTCGTTATAATGATTTAGAATTGATGATTTTTCACCCAAAACCGGTTTCCAAGATTCATTGAATTCGGAAGTTTTGGTTGACAGAATTTCAAAATCAGAATTAAGGGCTTTTTTTTCCTTTAGTTTTATTCCTAAAGAACTTTCCTCAATAACAGTTTTTCCATTATAATCAACCGAATAGGATGGTTTCCCATTTTCCAGTAATTTAAAATTGAGCGAAATTTTATTAGATGGCGATTTCACGTTTTGTGCATTAATTGAACATAAAATAAAAACGAAAAAAATTGAAAATATATGCTTCATTTGTTGCTTTTTAGGTTGCTTTAAACCAAAAATAATTATTAATCTATTTAGTATTTAATTTAAAAAATACTACAAGGTTGTAGTTTCAATAAGTCTTTTTTTTGATAAGAATAAACTTATATGAATTATTAAGTCGCGGTCGAACAATCTCGTTTCTTTCCAATAATCCTCAAACTTGTCATTCTAACGGAGGAAGAATCTCCGTTACAAAATCAGCTAAGATTGTGGACTTTGATTGAGGAGCTACTTGTGGAGATTGCTTCGCCAGTTCGCTATCGCTCGTGTCCTCGTACCTCGGAATGACAAGATTGTGGAAGTCGATTGCGGAATACCATCTAGAACATCACCATATTACTCGTAATAAGAAGCTTATGAACCAACTACACAATAATCTAATTTAATCTCTCATCATTTTGACTTAACATTCTTCATCGTTTTTGGGCCAATTCCATTTTCATTAAAAGCTTCAATAGCAAAATAATAATCAGTTCCTTTATCCAAGCCTCGAAAATCATACGAATCGCCATCATAAACCATTATGTTATTGTATAATTTATCAGGAGCAATTCCGTAGTAAATTGTATAACCAACGGCATCAGGAAGTTTATTCCAACTAATCATCGCGTTTCTTGAATCGGATGGATTTCTATTCACTTTGAAACCTGTTACCGCCTTTGGTTTTTCGGACAATCCGTTTCCAAACACACGAAAGTCAGAAACCGAAAATAATCCTGAAGCATTATGAATATTCACCATTTTTACATAACGCGCTTCAATTGGCTTCATTAATTCCAAATAATCGTGAGGAGCATCTTTGTCATTCTTGGATTTATCAACAACCAATGTCCAATTTTGATTATCATTTGAAGTAAAAATTTTATACTGATAATAAATATCCATTGCCTTGTTGTATTGCGTTGCTTTATGATCGGCATAGTTAATTTGGAGGGCATTTATCCTCATTTTTCTGCCCAAATCAATCTGGAACCATTCACCTGGTTTATCAGTTTTGGCTGACCAATACGATTGAATGTTTTCATCGGTCAAATTTTCGGCACTATAGCAAATTTTTTCAAAAACTTTTTTTCCGCCCGTGTCCACTCTATGCGTTTGCACTTCCATGCAATCTTCGGTAGAAGATACTGTTGCTGGCTTTTTGTATGAAAGCAACATCCATCCCGAGAAAGCACCATTGGTTTGGTCACGCTTTTGAGTCGGCAACAAAGTGGGATAATCACCATAAGCAGTTATTGAATACATAATATCATCTTTGTCAAATCCGGCGGGAAACATATCGATACGGCGCTCAAATCGATCTTTTACCGAAATTTTACAGGTTCCTGTATTCCAATAATTACCGTAGTTATCAGCAAAAGTATTCCCATGCCCAGCTCCTATAACAAATCCTCCCGGTTTATACGACATCGGGTTGTGTTTTTGATACGTAAAAGGTCCTAATGGACTGTCGCCTACGTGAACTCCATTGGCGTAGCCTTTAAATTCAGTTGCCGGAGCACCATATTGCATATAATATTTTCCGTTATGTTTGGTCATCCAAGCCCCTTCAATAAAATTGCCCCAAGGTGCAGGTTCCATGTCATTGTTTGGACCAAAACGCTCCCAACCATGATTTGTCGGATCTAAATTTACGACAGATTTTGCCTGTCCATAAGGTTTTTGAATATCTTCAACCTCTGTGGCGGCATATAATTTTGCATAATCCTCCTGATTTCCTTTCGGGAGCCATGTATTATAATCAACTTCGACACCTACAAGCGGTAATTTCCCGCTTGAACCGTAATACATATACACTTTTTTGTCATCATCCTGAAAAATAGCAGGATCCCAAGTGGGCAACATCGCCGTATTTACATGTCTTGTCCATCTCCCTAATTTGGGATTGGCTGTTTTCCAGATGGGATGATCTTTCTTCCAGGTTGAACCCACATAAAACAAAGTGTCATTTACCACCCACGCAGCAGGTGCACATTGATCATCATCTCCGGGAAGTCGTTGAAAACTACCATAAACAAAATTCCAGTCCGACATATCTTTACTCCAAAAGAAACCCGCCTGATTGGTCGCAAACAGGTAATATTCGCCTTTGTAGTTAATAATTACGGGATCGGCACTGGAACGACGTGAATCAGGAATTCCGTTATGGTTTTGGGTTGTATAATTGTATCCGATATTTATTGGATTACAATATGTTGAAGCAGGTCTGTTTGGGTCAAACCATTCCGTTTTTCCATTGCTACTGCTATTTTGAGCTGTGACAACTTGAATACTCAATGTAAAAAGAAACATCACTATTAAATTCAATCTTCTCATTTTCTAAACTTTTAATAGATTAATTGAAAGTTGTTTATTAAAAAATGCCCCTCGTTTAACCTAAAAAACGAAGGGCATACTAACCAAACTAACTAAACTTACTTAACTAAATTAAAACTAACTTTATTTTGTGCGTCTGAGTTTCCGCCTACGAAAACTTCAAATAATCCAGGTTCAGCTTCAAATTTCAAATCAGAGTTGTAAAATTTCAAATCTTCTACACTGATTTCGAATGTAACAGTTTGTTTTTCTCCCTTTTTAAGGGCAATTTTTTGAAAACCTTTTAATTCTCTAACGGGTCTGGTTACAGAACCAACCACGTCTCTGATGTACATTTGGACAACTTCTTTTCCGTCGTAATTACCTGTATTTGCTACATCGACACTTACAGTTACTTTTCCGCCGAAATTCATTTTATCAGATGAAATTTTAAGATTTGAATAGGAAAAATTGGTATAACTCAATCCAAAACCGAAAGGAAACAAAGGTTCATTTCTTTCATCGATATAATTGGATCTGAATTTTTCAAATTTTCCTTCTTTGTTAACCAAAGGTCTTCCTGTATTTTTAGAGGCATAATAAATAGGCACTTGTCCTAGGCTTCTTGGAAACGTAGCAGTTAATTTTCCCGAAGGATTAACATCTCCAAATAATACATCTGCAATTGCGTATCCAGCTTCAGTACCAGCAAACCATACATTCAATATGGCTGGCACAGTTTCATTTTCTTCTTTTATAACCAATGGACGGCCATCAAAAAGAACTAAAACTACCGGTTTTCCTGTTTTTAATAATGCATTCAATAAGTCTTTTTGCGCTTGCGGAATTTCAAGATTGGTACGGCTGCTGCTCTCCCCGCTCATTTCGGCAGATTCTCCCAGCGCCGCCACAATAACATCGGCTTGATTGGCAACTTTTAAGGCTTCGTTCAATAATTCTTCTTTGGAACGATTGTCTCTATGCAGGGTTTTTCCAAACATGGTGGCATTGGTCTCAAAAGTTTCATCATAATCAAGATTGCTTCCTTTGGCATAAAGTACTTTAGTCGATTTGCCGGCTACTTCTTTGATACCTGCCAATAATGATATTGCATTTTCCATTTTTGTGGCAACACTCCATGTTCCAGGCATATTTTCTTTGGCATCCGCCAAAGGTCCTATCAAAGCAATTGTTCCCGATTTTTTTAAAGGAAGTACCTGATTCTGATTTTTTAGTAAAACCAATGATTGTGAAGCTATTTTTCTTGCTTCATCTCTGCTTGCAGCGGTAAAAATATCGGTTTTGGCTCTTTTATCATCACAGTATTTGTAAGGATCATGAAACAATCCCAAATCGTATTTTGCATTCAGCATAAGCGTGACAGCTTTGTCGATTTGTTCAATGGTAACTTTATTTTCTTCCAATGATTTTTTCAAAGTTGTCAAAAGACCTTCGCCTACCATATCCATATCTACGCCCGCATTAAGCGCTAGAGCTGATACCGTTTGCAAATCTCCCATTCCGTGGTCAATCATTTCTGGAATTCCCGTAAAATCGGTAACCACAAATCCTTTAAAGCCCCATTGTTTTCTTAAAACATCTGTCAGCAACCATTTATTTCCAGTGGCAGGAACGCCATCAACTTCATTAAAAGACGCCATAACCGAACCGGAACCGGCATCAATCGCAGCCTTGTATGGCGGAAAATACTCATTATACATTCTGATATGGCTCATATCAACCGTATTGTAATCACGCCCAGCTTCTGGAGCTCCATATAAAGCAAAGTGTTTAACACAGGACAAAATAGAATTATTTTTACTAAGATCATCCTGTTCATATCCTTTTACCATGGCGGCGGCTATTTTGCTCCCCAAATAAGGATCTTCACCAGAGCCTTCGGAAACTCTTCCCCAACGTGGATCGCGGGAAATATCAACCATAGGAGAAAACGTCCAGCATATCCCGTCAGCACTTGCTTCCTGTGCTGCAATTTGAGCACTTCTTTCGATTAATTTCATGTCCCAAGTACATGACAATCCAAGCGGAATAGGAAAAGTGGTTTCATAGCCATGAATTACGTCCATACCAAAAATCAATGGAATTTTCATGCGACTTTTTTCAACTGCAATTCGCTGTACATCTCTAATTTTTTGAACAGTTTTAATATTAAATAAACCTCCTACTTTACCTTCTTCTATTTTCTTTGCAACATCAGAACTATTAGCCTGACCGGTAGTAATATCGCCAGAAGTTGGTAAATTCAATTGCCCTAATTTTTCTTCCAAAGTCATTTTGGACAATAACTCTGCAACAAATTCAGCTTTGGGTTTTATTGTAACTTGTTTTTTGTTTTCTTTCTTTTGGCTATAGCCAAAAAAAACGAAGCCTAAGAGCAGGATAACAGCTATCTTTTTCATTTTCTATTATTTTTTATTTTATTATAAAATGCAAGTATTCAAGATTATCGCCATCTTGTTCTCAATAACCGTACCTTTAATCATTTAAAAACAATATTTTGTATTTTTTAACTATAATCATAAACAAAAACAGTTAATTCTCCAAAAAAACTACAATTCTAAACAATTCACTTTTTTTGGATAATAGGAAAAATGGCTTTTGCGATTCGACTCAATTAAAGGGCATTTATTAAAATCCATATTTACCCGAACTAAAACCAAGATTCTTCAAACCTTGTTGTACTTCGGGGGCATTCATGAATAATTTCCACAATAAACCTGTTCGGTAATTTTCAATCATTGGAGCTATTGTTCCTTGATCTATAGCCAAATAACGTGGTGTAACCCAATTATAATGCGGTGAGAAAGCATCATAAGGTCCTGCAACTCCTACGTAAGTACTTTTATTTTCATCATATAAAAAATGTAAAAATCTCATACTTTCCTTTGGAGTATATGGAAAAGATGATAACGCTGCTGTAGGTGTTATAACCCCTAAATCATTGCCGGTATCATGAGCAGAATATCCAGTTGAACCATCCTTGTTTCGGGTATAGCTCGCTGTGAGTCCCCAACATTTATCGGAGTATCCTTTCCACTTTTTGGGATTATCAACACAATATTCATAGGTAATTTTTGCTTGATTTTGAGTTAATTCCCAATAGTTTGCATACTTATCCGAAAGTTTTGTCGGATCTAATCCTAGATAAGAATACTGTCCCCAAAACAGTGGCCCAGCAATTTCGCCAACTGTATTATACTTAAGTACTAAAGGGATTCCATATTGCTTTTTATCCGTTGTAATAGCTCCGCTGCGAGCCCAGCCTTCATGGTAAGCCACTGCCGGAATAGGATGAGTTGGTGAAGCCGCTCCCATAATATAGGCAATCAGACACTCGTTGTATCCTTCGAGTTTAAATTTCATTTCCCAATGATAGGTAGGAGACCAATGCCAATACATTGCATTTTCACCATTGGTGTACCAATTCCATTCAACGCCTTTCCATAACTTATCTGCCTTGTCTGCTAATTCTTTTTCTTGGGCATTACCGTTTTTAAAATATTCCCTTACGGCTACCAATCCTTGGCACAAATAGGCAGTTTCAACTATATCTCCTCCGTTATCTTTTACATTGCCAAAAAAAATGGCTTTCCCTGTGGTTCCATCTATCCAATGTGCCCAAGCTCCATGAAAACGATCTGCTTTCTCCAGAAAATTCATTCCGGTAATCATTCTTTTTACAGCTTCATCTCTTGGAATAAAACCTCTTTCTACTCCAACAATCAAAGACATTAGCCCAAAACCTGAACCACCTACTGCAATTTTATTCGCTTCAAAATTAGGATCATCGGTTAGATAACGTTCTCTACCCAATTTTGAATTGGATTCTGCATAATCCCAAAAATACTTTATAGCATCTTTCTGGACCAGATCCATCGCTTGTTCGTCTGTCAACTTAGGCGATTCGACATTTGTCTTTTTTTCTTTTGTGTTGTTGTTGCAACTTAAAAGAAATAAAAAAACTGGGGCAATTAAAAATTTAAGCTTTCTCATACCTCGCTGTATAAAAAACTTGCCAAAGCAAAAATTACTCTGGCAAATTATATTTAATTAATGATTATTCATTTCCTGTATATAAAGCCCCCACTTCTGTTGCGGTCAATGCTGAAGAATACAATCTGAACTGATCCAATGCTCCAGTCCAGGAATTCATCCAGCCTTCTTCAGGATTTCCAGATCCGCCAATTCTTAAACTTCCCACTTTTGCTGTGTTAAATTTTACGTTTCCGTGACCAGTCCATTGGCTAAGTGGCTCTAATGGCACATTATCTCTATAGAGAACCATTTTTGAAATTTTTCCATCGTACACAAATGCATAATGATGCCATTGATTATCAAATATTCCGGGAACCATTTTTGCATCTAACCATTCAAACCATTTATCAGAACCACCCGTAGTTGGCTGTTCATCAACATAAAGTTTTAAAATTGGTTTGGCAGGAGTTCCTTCTGCCATAACAAACATTGATGCCTTTGCCCAGTTGTCGCTTGTCAGAGCAAATACAAATTCTGTTTGAGTTGGAATGTTATGTTTTGCCCAAAAAGAAACCGTAAAACTACCTGCAGTCGAAGCAAAATCATTTGCAGATGAATACGCAATAAATTTTTTGGCTGGACCTCCCTGCACTCCTTTTCCATTAATTCCCTGAGTTTGTGCCAAGGGATTATCACTAGGAAATTTTGCTCTAATATTGTCTACAGCAAAACGCAATGGGTCAGTAGTATTGTCCTCAAAAGGAACATAAAATTTTAAAGGTCCACCAGGAGGATTTTCATCAACTGGATAATCCCCTAATTCAGGTCTTTCCATATCCTGGCATCCTATTGTCGCCATCAAAACAATTACTATTCCGAAAGCTTTCTTAATCATAGATATATTGATTTTCATCTTCTTTATTTTTTTATCGAATAGTTATTAATAATTAGGATTTTGAACCAAAACTCCACCAGATTGATCAATTGCAGTTTGAGGTATAGGATAATAAGCATTTTTAGGTTGATACCCTAAAGGCCCAAGTACTGAAACTGCATCTCCCCAGCGAACTAAATCATAGAATCTTTCCCCTTCCATAGCAAATTCAATTCTTCTTTCTCGTTTTATGGCGGTACGTAAAGTTGATTGACTTCCTGTTACCGGAGGCAAAATTCCCGCATTATTCCCTCTCGCTCTAGCTCTTACCATTTCCAGATAACTTGCAGCAGCACTCGTATTTCCAGATTCATTGGATGCTTCGGCAGCCATCAAAAGAACATCAGCATAACGAAGAATTTTAATATTAATCCAATGGTTTTTGTTTTCACCATAATTTTGTCTCACACTAGGTGTTGAATAAGCTTTTTTATTCCAATAAGGTTGATCCAAAGGCGGTTTTGCTGGCAAGATTAAACCATTTCCATCATCTTGACCTGAATATAAGACAGTTGCCAATCTTCTTGGATCATTTGCCTCATACGCATTTATCAAATTATCATTTGGAACGTTCATTCCGAAACCTAAATCCCATGTACCTGCACCTCTAACTCCTTGAGCTTCCCAATAATTACTTGAATAATTAATTCCTCCTTGACGTAAAAACTGAATTTCAAAAACTGCTTCAGGAGAATTATCACCCCCTTCTTTAAACAAGTCAGCATAAGAAGAAAACAAAGAATATTGACCAGAAGCAATCACTTCTTGTGATTTTGCTAAAGATTTAGTCCAATCTCCTTGATACAAATATAATTTTGCCAATAAAGTGTTTGCAAAACCTTTGGTTGCTCTTCCTGGGTAAGCAGGCCAACTTAAAGGCAAATGCTGTGAAGCAAAAGTAAGATCACTAATGATTTGAGCATCAACCTGAGCAATTGTACTTTTGGGTTTTACGGCATCACCAGGAACTACTACTTTATTAAGTACGATTGGAACTTCACCGTAATCTCTGCGCAAATCAAAATAAAGAAATGCTCTCATTACCATTGCTTCGGCTTTGTTTGTCAAACTTCCCTCATCTGTTGCACCAGATTTATCAACGGCATCAATCAAATCATTACAGGCATATATCACTTTATAATGTCCATTCCAGCAATCGGTATTCATAAAATGGGTTGTGGTATATTGATATTTTTCAAAATAAGGATCAAAATTTGCAGTATCACTTGCATTACTACCTGTAATTGCATCATCCGATCGAACAGACTCGAAAAAGAATCTACACCAGTCTGTAACTCCAGGCGAAGTACGAACCAATCCATATAAACCAAAAGCTTTTTCCTCAAAACCTCCTGCAGCCAAGTCACCTTCTGCGGCAGTTCCTAAAGGTTTTCTATCTAGAAACTCCTGGTCATCACATGAATTAAATAGCGGCAACATTAACAATGCTACCATTATATATTTTATTGATTTACTATTTATACTTTTCATAACTAGCTATATTTTTAAAAAGTTACATTTAATCCCAATGAAATAACTCTTGCCACAGGATAACCTCCATTGTCAACACCAAATTGAGTAGGAGTTCCACCAATATCAGGAGTAAAACCTGAAGCTTTTGTCCAGGTATATGGATTTTGTGCATTCAAATACAAACGAAGGCTTTGTATACTGGCTTTGTTTAGTAATTCAGTATCAAAAGTATATCCAAATTGTACGTTTCTCAATCTAAGGTAGCTACCATCTTCAATCATGTAAGTAGATGCCAATTGGTTATATGAAGAACCATCATTTATCCTTGGCTCCCAGTTAGATGTGCCTGCAGCTGTCCAATGATCTAACCTATCTGTTCTATAATTGAACTGAGCAAAAGTTGATCCATTACCCCAGTTTCTATAAACTTCATTACCATAAACTCCAGCAAAATCAATAGAAAATGAAAAGTTTTTATAATTAAGAGATGCCGAGAAACCGTATGAAACATCTGGAGTAGGATTACCAATTACAGATCTGTCATCTGGTGTTATCTTCCCGTCTCCGTTTCTATCTTTATATTTAAAATCACCAGGTCCATAAGCCCCTAAAGTACTTGGTGGTGAAGCCAAAACATCGGCATAGGATTGATACAACCCTTCAACTGTGTATCCATAAAAAGATCCCATAGGCGCACCAGCTGTCATGATAGAAGGACCATCAAAAACCTGAAATCCATCTATATAAACAGATTTAACAACGTTATCAATGGTTGAAAAATTACCACTAAGCGAATAACTCCAATTCTCATTAATTTCATCATTCCATGAAGCACTGAACTCTACACCTTTATTTTCAATTTTTCCAGAATTGGTATAAAATTGTTCACTTCCCAAATCAACAAACGTCAATAAATCATCTGTTGTTTTATTATAATATGCTGCTTCAATTTTCAACCTGCTATCCAACATTGTTGCTTCAATTCCACCTTCATAAGATGTAACTGTTTCCCAACGCAAATCTGGATTGTTACGATATGCCAACACATAAGCAGGAACCAAAGATTCACCAAATACTGCAGACTGTCCATTTTTATAATTAGGATACGTAGGATAGTGGATTGAAGTATATTGATTTCCTAAAGTTCCATAAGAACCTTTAAGTTTTAGGTTATTAAAGAATTTTTGTTCTTCCATAAACTTTTCTTTAGAGATATCCCAAGCCGCACCAACGGTCCAGAAATTTTGCCATTCTCTCAAGTCTGAAGAACCATCTCTACGGAAAGAGGCGTTCACAATATATCTTCCGTCATAGTTGTAAAGTAAACGGGTAAAGTATGATGCACTTGCTCGATCCCATTGATCCGAATAAGCAAATTTTGTCGTAGGATCTCCATAGGGGAATGTATTTACATACCAAAATCTAGGATCATGAGGAATAGGAGTTCCATTAGGATACTGTTTCACATTTCCGGATAATTGCGAATAATACTGATAATTTCGATTGTATCCTCCTAAAAGTGTAATATTGTGATTGCCTAATGATTTTGTGTAAGTCAATAAATAATCCTCCTGCATTTTTTTATCGTCTGTTTTATATTGCCAAACATCCGTTAATGCAAGACTTC belongs to Flavobacterium gilvum and includes:
- a CDS encoding SusC/RagA family TonB-linked outer membrane protein, which codes for MRNFIVGFLALILLPAYMSGQVITGKVLDQTGLGIPGAFVVAGNVSAETDIDGNFSIAAKEGQILKISLVGFEAVSIPATAKPMTITMKESQDTALKEVVVIGYGTAKKKDLTGSSVKVSGKDVADKPNTNPVASIQGKVSGLSVVDSGKPGEKLDVRIRGTASRYQTQPLYVVDGLWTDNIDFINPNDIESMDILKDASSLAIFGARGANGVIIVTTKKAKEGKTTINFSTSLGIKHITNEPSLTDASNFKKLYDEQRINQGLPPYGYYNLYNANTDWIHAIENKGATIITHNISVTNGTEHNKLYVGAGYTEDEGLIKNEDYKRFTFNVNDELEISDAIKVGVNLGGSNSKLPQLHDFIRTLQATPIVEPYNQKQGMYNQLPSEIGGAQVGNPLLDVDGVANGTSLAEEFRFVGSVFTEIKFLEDFKFRASFSADLGNKDERKYSPVYNVWDNESNQATLYRSLALTDVWQYKTDDKKMQEDYLLTYTKSLGNHNITLLGGYNRNYQYYSQLSGNVKQYPNGTPIPHDPRFWYVNTFPYGDPTTKFAYSDQWDRASASYFTRLLYNYDGRYIVNASFRRDGSSDLREWQNFWTVGAAWDISKEKFMEEQKFFNNLKLKGSYGTLGNQYTSIHYPTYPNYKNGQSAVFGESLVPAYVLAYRNNPDLRWETVTSYEGGIEATMLDSRLKIEAAYYNKTTDDLLTFVDLGSEQFYTNSGKIENKGVEFSASWNDEINENWSYSLSGNFSTIDNVVKSVYIDGFQVFDGPSIMTAGAPMGSFYGYTVEGLYQSYADVLASPPSTLGAYGPGDFKYKDRNGDGKITPDDRSVIGNPTPDVSYGFSASLNYKNFSFSIDFAGVYGNEVYRNWGNGSTFAQFNYRTDRLDHWTAAGTSNWEPRINDGSSYNQLASTYMIEDGSYLRLRNVQFGYTFDTELLNKASIQSLRLYLNAQNPYTWTKASGFTPDIGGTPTQFGVDNGGYPVARVISLGLNVTF